A stretch of Alkalicella caledoniensis DNA encodes these proteins:
- a CDS encoding immunoglobulin-like domain-containing protein, whose amino-acid sequence MKRNMCLVFCMVITLLALSGCVGSYESYSAEGIENTAQSAETTDWELTTYDIVNNFNDVTMTVKEGTVSSTGLTVTFEYNSDNQCIYGEYFCLEKKINGKWYQVPIPIDGYYGFEDIGYDLAYGENIEWEVNWNWIYGSLDTGEYRIVKDLLDFRGTGDYDKYYLAAEFTIY is encoded by the coding sequence ATGAAAAGAAATATGTGCTTAGTATTTTGTATGGTTATAACTTTATTAGCCTTGTCAGGATGTGTAGGTTCTTATGAAAGTTATTCAGCTGAAGGCATAGAAAATACTGCGCAATCTGCTGAAACAACTGACTGGGAATTAACAACATATGATATTGTCAATAACTTTAATGATGTAACTATGACTGTAAAGGAAGGAACAGTGTCCTCTACTGGACTGACTGTAACATTTGAGTATAACTCTGATAATCAGTGTATTTATGGTGAATATTTCTGCCTGGAAAAGAAAATCAATGGAAAATGGTATCAGGTACCTATCCCTATAGATGGCTATTACGGATTTGAAGATATTGGTTATGATTTGGCTTATGGGGAAAATATAGAATGGGAAGTTAATTGGAACTGGATCTATGGAAGTTTGGATACTGGTGAATATCGTATAGTGAAAGATCTTTTAGACTTTAGAGGTACAGGTGATTATGATAAGTACTATTTGGCTGCAGAGTTTACAATATATTAA
- a CDS encoding tyrosine phenol-lyase produces MDYKYMPEPYKVKMVEPLRILEKEERLEAIKKAGYNTFLLNSRDVYIDLLTDSGTNAMSDRQWAGIMMGDEAYAGSENFYHLQETVQEIMGLKYVVPTHQGRGAENILSQILVKPGTYVPGNMYFTTTRAHQEMNGGTFVDVVIDDAHISDKEDVAFKGNIDLQKYENLINEVGAENIPYICVGVTVNLAGGQPVSMKNLREVYELSQKNGIRVMFDCTRYVENAYFIKTKEEGYQDKTIAEIVKEMFSYADGATMSGKKDGIVNIGGFLAMNEEDLYHKACALVVVYEGMPSYGGMSGRDMEAFAIGLKEALDFNYIKHRVEQVEYLGNKLIEAGIPIVRPIGGHAVFLDAKKFLPHIPQNEYPAQVLAAEIYIESGVRTMERGNVSAGRNKEGKEYFPKLELVRLTLPRRVYSYAHLDFVAQAIINTYNRRDEIKGLKFSYEAPVLRFFTGRFERL; encoded by the coding sequence ATGGATTATAAGTATATGCCAGAGCCTTATAAAGTGAAGATGGTTGAACCACTGAGGATTTTAGAAAAAGAGGAAAGGTTAGAAGCTATAAAAAAAGCAGGATATAACACTTTCTTACTTAACTCAAGGGATGTTTATATTGACCTTTTAACAGACAGTGGTACAAATGCCATGAGTGACAGACAATGGGCAGGAATTATGATGGGTGACGAGGCCTATGCAGGTAGTGAAAATTTCTACCATTTACAAGAGACTGTTCAAGAAATTATGGGATTAAAATATGTTGTTCCCACCCATCAAGGTAGGGGTGCAGAGAATATTTTATCACAAATACTAGTTAAGCCAGGTACCTATGTTCCAGGGAATATGTACTTTACTACTACAAGGGCTCATCAAGAAATGAATGGTGGAACTTTTGTAGATGTGGTTATTGATGATGCGCATATTTCTGACAAAGAAGATGTGGCATTTAAAGGGAACATTGACTTACAAAAATACGAGAACCTGATTAACGAAGTGGGAGCAGAAAACATTCCTTATATATGTGTTGGGGTTACAGTTAACCTTGCTGGGGGTCAACCAGTAAGCATGAAGAACCTTAGAGAAGTTTATGAACTATCTCAAAAGAATGGGATAAGAGTAATGTTTGACTGCACCAGATATGTTGAAAATGCCTACTTTATTAAAACAAAAGAAGAAGGTTATCAAGATAAAACCATAGCTGAGATAGTTAAAGAGATGTTCTCCTATGCTGATGGTGCAACAATGTCTGGAAAGAAAGATGGAATAGTTAATATTGGTGGTTTCCTAGCAATGAACGAAGAGGACTTATACCATAAAGCTTGCGCCCTTGTAGTAGTATACGAAGGTATGCCAAGTTACGGTGGTATGAGTGGTCGTGATATGGAAGCCTTTGCCATAGGATTAAAAGAAGCATTAGACTTTAACTATATTAAGCACAGAGTTGAGCAGGTTGAATATCTAGGCAACAAACTAATTGAAGCAGGTATACCCATTGTAAGGCCAATAGGTGGTCATGCAGTATTCCTAGATGCTAAAAAATTCTTGCCCCATATTCCTCAAAATGAATATCCCGCTCAGGTACTAGCTGCTGAAATTTATATTGAGTCAGGTGTAAGAACCATGGAACGGGGAAATGTTTCCGCAGGTAGGAACAAAGAAGGTAAAGAGTATTTCCCTAAACTAGAGTTAGTAAGGCTTACTTTGCCAAGAAGGGTGTATAGCTATGCTCATTTAGACTTTGTTGCCCAGGCAATCATTAACACATATAACAGAAGAGATGAGATTAAAGGGCTGAAGTTTAGTTACGAAGCTCCAGTGTTAAGATTCTTCACTGGTAGATTTGAGCGTTTATAA
- a CDS encoding GNAT family N-acetyltransferase gives MRYIEDKNFEYKDELLKQLRAYNYKCIGAKDSSNEYFYAFDGDKLVGSVCAKYSWDWIGIGSMFYEDIDVLRRLISEVSDYYRNKAVGMKLYTEVESRAEDFKDIGFEIGGITEKTPKTTSYFYLKNTDFDIKSNTKIRVMVVKEKIDKYNSILLDRIDKFNKDNNIYPMEERNIMFVALDGEKFAGGVHGSITEDSMYIGWLVVSEEYKGNGIGKSLMYKMEEKAKGLNVFSINLGTTDFQAEKFYEKLGYKVIFTKENDPKGYKSYSMVKELSLTT, from the coding sequence GTGAGATATATAGAGGACAAAAACTTTGAATATAAAGATGAGCTATTAAAACAGCTAAGAGCTTATAATTATAAATGTATCGGTGCAAAAGATTCATCAAATGAATATTTTTATGCTTTTGACGGTGATAAACTGGTTGGAAGTGTGTGTGCAAAGTACTCTTGGGATTGGATAGGCATTGGTAGTATGTTTTATGAGGATATTGATGTTTTAAGAAGATTGATTTCAGAAGTTAGTGATTATTATCGAAATAAAGCCGTAGGTATGAAATTATATACAGAAGTTGAATCTAGAGCAGAAGATTTTAAGGATATTGGCTTTGAAATTGGAGGGATTACAGAAAAAACACCGAAAACAACTAGTTATTTTTATTTGAAGAATACTGATTTTGATATAAAAAGTAATACTAAGATTAGGGTCATGGTTGTTAAAGAAAAAATAGATAAATACAATTCTATTTTGCTAGATAGAATAGATAAATTTAATAAGGATAACAATATTTATCCAATGGAAGAAAGAAATATAATGTTTGTTGCATTAGATGGTGAAAAATTCGCTGGGGGAGTACATGGAAGTATTACTGAAGATTCCATGTATATTGGTTGGCTTGTAGTGAGTGAAGAATATAAAGGAAATGGAATCGGTAAAAGTCTTATGTATAAAATGGAGGAAAAAGCAAAAGGGTTAAATGTCTTTAGCATAAATTTAGGTACAACAGATTTTCAAGCGGAAAAATTCTATGAAAAATTAGGGTACAAGGTAATTTTTACAAAAGAGAATGATCCAAAGGGCTATAAATCATATAGCATGGTAAAGGAACTAAGCTTAACTACTTAA
- a CDS encoding sigma-54 interaction domain-containing protein — protein MELVIASGVTSFPIGRGEMAVENKNIKFLVPENRVGMAQEILSALASRQLNIETMEIKPPYISVKVEWDGTSWDEFKTWIKSKIKEISDVTELDMMESEKVAKELQIVINTMGDGIIAVNKNGDMEYYNSKASHLFHITNKDKNLNINQLLPEEYYNPKLDIQDKSNIEVSSKIRNKKVNLLLNVRVIKNSSGKKMGALLIFKEMEEVRKLIQTIARPSMISFDDIIGESDKIKNTILLAKSVSKTEANIMVLGESGTGKELFARAIHLSSNRGNGPFVAVNCSAVPDALLESEFFGYEKGAFTGASNTGKQGLFELATGGSIFLDEIAEIPVHLQAKILRVIQEKALRRIGGEKEIPVDVRIISATHRNLLEMVKESTFREDLYYRLNVIPVQLPPLRERKEDISVLIKHFIKVLGKNSGKTDLHITQRALNELENYHWPGNIRELQNVIERALIFSQDVIDTENLMINNPLATHDTKSYGDSDKIDFPVNLPEIINELESRHIVKASEIYSSSREIAKALGISHTKVISRLKGYNCK, from the coding sequence ATGGAATTAGTTATAGCATCAGGGGTAACTAGTTTTCCCATTGGAAGAGGAGAAATGGCCGTGGAAAATAAAAATATAAAATTTTTAGTACCGGAAAATAGGGTGGGAATGGCCCAAGAGATTTTGTCAGCCCTTGCCTCAAGACAGCTGAATATTGAAACTATGGAGATAAAGCCCCCCTATATATCAGTCAAAGTAGAGTGGGATGGAACAAGCTGGGATGAATTTAAAACTTGGATTAAAAGTAAAATTAAGGAAATTTCGGATGTCACTGAACTAGATATGATGGAATCCGAAAAGGTGGCAAAAGAACTTCAGATTGTTATAAACACCATGGGAGATGGGATTATAGCCGTAAATAAAAATGGGGATATGGAGTACTACAACTCAAAGGCTAGTCATCTATTCCATATAACCAACAAAGATAAGAATCTTAACATTAACCAGCTTTTACCTGAGGAATACTACAATCCAAAGCTTGATATCCAAGACAAATCTAACATAGAAGTTTCCAGTAAAATTAGAAATAAAAAGGTAAATTTATTACTTAATGTCAGGGTTATTAAAAATAGTTCTGGTAAAAAGATGGGTGCCCTTTTAATTTTTAAAGAAATGGAAGAAGTTAGAAAGCTAATACAAACAATCGCTCGTCCTTCCATGATAAGCTTTGATGATATTATAGGTGAATCTGATAAAATTAAAAACACAATTCTGTTAGCTAAATCTGTATCTAAAACAGAAGCAAATATTATGGTATTGGGTGAAAGTGGAACTGGTAAAGAGCTTTTTGCGAGGGCAATACACCTTAGTAGTAATAGGGGTAACGGTCCTTTTGTTGCTGTTAACTGTTCAGCTGTTCCCGACGCCCTTTTGGAGAGTGAGTTTTTTGGATATGAGAAAGGGGCTTTCACAGGGGCCAGTAATACGGGAAAGCAGGGGCTTTTTGAATTAGCAACGGGAGGCAGTATATTCCTAGATGAGATTGCTGAGATACCAGTCCATCTGCAAGCTAAGATATTGAGAGTAATTCAAGAAAAGGCCCTTCGTCGTATTGGAGGCGAGAAAGAAATACCTGTAGATGTTCGAATAATTTCTGCCACCCACAGAAATCTTTTGGAAATGGTAAAGGAAAGTACTTTTAGAGAAGATTTATACTATAGATTAAATGTCATACCTGTACAATTACCCCCTTTGAGAGAAAGAAAGGAAGATATATCCGTACTGATAAAGCATTTCATAAAAGTTTTAGGTAAAAATTCAGGAAAAACAGATCTGCATATTACCCAAAGGGCTTTAAATGAATTAGAGAATTACCATTGGCCAGGAAATATTAGGGAACTTCAAAATGTGATTGAAAGGGCATTAATATTCTCCCAGGACGTTATTGACACAGAGAATTTAATGATTAATAATCCTTTAGCTACTCATGATACTAAATCTTATGGTGATAGTGACAAAATAGATTTTCCCGTGAACTTGCCAGAAATTATTAATGAGCTTGAATCTAGGCATATAGTGAAAGCTAGTGAAATATACAGTTCTTCTAGGGAGATAGCTAAAGCATTAGGAATATCTCATACAAAGGTTATAAGTAGATTAAAGGGTTACAATTGTAAGTAG